A single region of the Streptomyces sp. AM 4-1-1 genome encodes:
- a CDS encoding IucA/IucC family siderophore biosynthesis protein — protein sequence MPKYPAGRDAAEPAAPLATPELNRSVWDRTAARLLAKMLGEFAYEEIIEPIPWTDAAGRTEREEPGREVRRRPAAPEGGTAPGARTGIHTLRLDDGALLSFRARRGVYDSWQVAPDSIRVGEPAAPPGAPRPPAEEQAPLDDRATGYAAVSDPATPFRDPLQFLARARALLGLDGATLGHLIREITATLAADARLAHTALPAARLADLDYAELEGHQTGHPWLVANKGRLGFSATDAARYAPEARHPVRLPWIAVSTRMAGYRGVPGLADPEDLYRRELDPSVRASFDAVLRGRGRDPRTFLCFPVHPWQWDEWIVPLFAPAIAAGDIVPLHADDDLRLPQQSIRTFANVGRPDRHTVKLPLSILNTLVWRGLPTERTLAAPAVTGWMQGLCETDPFLRDTCGAILLGEVASVAVEHPLYDHLPETPYQFKEILGAIWREPLQPRLAPGERARTLASLLHTDPDGRAFTAELVERSGLTPTVWLTRLFTALLPPLLHFLYRYGTVFSPHGENAIVVFDERDVPVRLAIKDFVDDVNVSARPLPEHASMPEDVRRVLLTEEPSFLTQFIHSGLFVGVFRYLSPLCEEQLGVSEADFWSLVRGEIHRHHARFPELKERFEMFDMLTPRIERLCLNRNRLHLDGYRDRPTRPHAAVHGTVPNPLHAAGEVRE from the coding sequence GTGCCGAAATATCCCGCCGGCCGTGACGCGGCGGAGCCCGCCGCTCCACTCGCCACCCCGGAACTGAACCGGTCCGTCTGGGACCGGACCGCGGCCCGCCTGCTGGCGAAGATGCTCGGCGAATTCGCGTACGAGGAGATCATCGAGCCGATCCCGTGGACCGACGCCGCAGGGCGGACCGAACGGGAGGAGCCGGGACGGGAAGTGCGGAGACGCCCGGCCGCCCCGGAGGGCGGGACGGCTCCGGGCGCCCGGACCGGCATCCACACGCTCCGGCTGGACGACGGCGCACTCCTGAGCTTCCGCGCCCGGCGCGGGGTGTACGACAGCTGGCAGGTCGCGCCGGACTCGATCCGGGTCGGGGAGCCCGCCGCACCGCCCGGCGCACCCCGCCCCCCGGCCGAGGAGCAGGCGCCCCTCGATGATCGCGCCACCGGATACGCGGCCGTCAGTGACCCGGCCACCCCCTTCCGCGATCCCCTCCAGTTCCTGGCCCGCGCCCGCGCTCTCCTCGGGCTCGACGGAGCCACCCTCGGGCACCTCATCCGGGAGATCACCGCCACACTCGCCGCTGACGCCCGGCTCGCGCACACGGCGCTCCCCGCCGCCCGGCTCGCCGACCTCGACTACGCCGAGCTGGAGGGGCACCAGACCGGGCACCCCTGGCTCGTCGCCAACAAGGGGCGCCTCGGCTTCTCCGCCACCGACGCCGCCCGCTACGCCCCCGAAGCACGCCACCCGGTCCGGCTGCCGTGGATCGCCGTCAGCACCCGCATGGCCGGCTACCGAGGGGTGCCCGGCCTCGCCGACCCCGAAGACCTCTACCGGCGGGAACTCGATCCCTCGGTCCGCGCGTCCTTCGACGCGGTCCTGCGCGGCCGGGGCCGGGACCCCCGTACCTTCCTCTGCTTCCCCGTGCACCCCTGGCAGTGGGACGAGTGGATCGTTCCGCTGTTCGCCCCGGCCATCGCCGCGGGCGACATCGTCCCGCTGCACGCCGACGACGACCTCCGGCTGCCCCAGCAGTCCATCCGCACGTTCGCCAATGTGGGACGGCCCGACCGGCACACCGTCAAGCTTCCGCTGTCCATCCTCAACACCCTTGTCTGGCGCGGGCTGCCGACCGAGCGCACGCTCGCCGCGCCCGCCGTCACCGGGTGGATGCAGGGTCTCTGCGAGACGGACCCGTTCCTGCGGGACACCTGCGGGGCGATCCTCCTCGGCGAGGTCGCGTCCGTGGCCGTCGAGCACCCGCTGTACGACCACCTCCCGGAGACGCCGTACCAGTTCAAGGAGATCCTCGGCGCCATCTGGCGCGAACCCCTTCAGCCCCGGCTTGCCCCCGGCGAACGCGCGCGCACCCTCGCCTCGCTGCTCCACACCGACCCCGACGGCCGGGCCTTCACCGCCGAACTCGTCGAGCGCTCGGGCCTGACGCCCACCGTCTGGCTGACACGTCTCTTCACGGCGCTGCTGCCGCCGTTACTGCACTTCCTGTACCGGTACGGCACGGTGTTCTCCCCGCACGGCGAGAACGCCATCGTCGTCTTCGACGAACGGGACGTCCCGGTACGCCTGGCGATCAAGGACTTCGTCGACGACGTCAACGTCAGCGCGCGTCCGCTTCCCGAACACGCCTCGATGCCCGAGGACGTCCGCCGGGTGCTCCTCACCGAGGAACCGTCCTTCCTCACCCAGTTCATCCATTCCGGGCTCTTCGTGGGCGTCTTCCGCTACCTGTCGCCCCTGTGCGAGGAACAGCTCGGCGTGTCCGAGGCCGATTTCTGGTCACTCGTCCGAGGGGAGATCCACCGGCACCACGCCCGCTTTCCCGAGCTCAAGGAACGCTTCGAGATGTTCGACATGCTGACGCCACGCATCGAGCGCCTCTGTCTCAACCGCAACCGGCTGCATCTCGACGGGTACCGGGACCGGCCGACGCGTCCGCACGCCGCCGTCCACGGCACGGTCCCCAACCCGCTGCACGCAGCCGGGGAAGTCCGGGAGTGA
- a CDS encoding ATP-dependent DNA helicase, whose product MTKPSLPELLHAAVTAVGGTERPGQVTMAEAVAEAVDDNAHLLVQAGTGTGKSLGYLVPALAHGERVVVATATLALQRQLVERDLPRTVEALQPLLRRRPQFAMLKGRSNYLCLHRLHEGAPQDEEEGLFDQFEAAAPTSKLGQDLLRMRDWSDETETGDRDDLTPGVSDRAWAQVSVSSRECLGASKCAYGAECFAERAREQAKLADVVVTNHALLAIDAIEGAPVLPQHEVLIVDEAHELVSRVTGVATGELTPGQVNRAVRRSAKLVNEKAADALQTAAESFERVMELALPGRLEEVPEDLGYALMALRDAARTVISAMGATRDKSVQDEDAVRKQALASVESIHSVAERITQGSEYDVVWYERHDRFGASVRVAPLSVSGLLREKLFAERSVVLTSATLKLGGDFNGVGASLGLAPEGTAGDDVPQWKGLDVGSPFDYPKQGILYVARHLANPGREGSRGDMMDELAELVEAAGGRTLGLFSSMRAAQAAAEELRGRLDKPILLQGEETLGELIKNFAADPETCLFGTLSLWQGVDVPGPSCQLVIMDRIPFPRPDDPLMSARQKAVEEAGGNGFMAVAATHAALLMAQGAGRLVRATGDRGVVAVLDPRLANARYGSYLRASLPDFWFTTDRNQVRRSLAAIDATAKADNR is encoded by the coding sequence ATGACGAAGCCATCCCTCCCCGAGCTCCTGCACGCCGCCGTCACCGCCGTCGGCGGTACGGAGCGGCCCGGCCAGGTCACCATGGCCGAGGCCGTTGCCGAAGCGGTCGACGACAACGCCCATCTGCTCGTCCAGGCCGGCACCGGCACGGGCAAGTCCCTCGGCTATCTGGTGCCCGCCCTGGCGCACGGGGAACGCGTCGTGGTGGCCACGGCGACCCTGGCGTTGCAACGCCAGCTGGTGGAGCGCGACCTTCCGCGCACCGTCGAGGCCCTGCAGCCGCTGCTGCGCCGCCGTCCGCAGTTCGCGATGCTCAAGGGGCGGTCGAACTACCTCTGTCTGCACCGCCTCCACGAGGGCGCTCCGCAGGACGAGGAGGAGGGGCTTTTCGACCAGTTCGAGGCGGCGGCGCCGACGAGCAAGCTCGGCCAGGACCTGCTGAGGATGCGGGACTGGTCGGACGAGACGGAGACCGGGGACCGCGACGACCTCACGCCCGGGGTGTCCGACCGCGCCTGGGCACAGGTGTCCGTATCGTCCAGGGAATGCCTGGGCGCGAGCAAATGCGCGTACGGCGCGGAGTGTTTCGCCGAACGGGCCCGTGAGCAGGCCAAGCTGGCCGACGTGGTCGTCACCAACCACGCCCTTCTCGCCATCGACGCCATCGAAGGCGCGCCGGTGCTTCCGCAGCACGAGGTGCTCATCGTCGACGAGGCCCACGAACTGGTCTCCCGGGTCACCGGTGTGGCCACCGGCGAGCTGACTCCGGGACAGGTCAACCGGGCGGTGCGCCGCTCGGCGAAGCTGGTCAACGAGAAGGCCGCCGACGCGCTCCAGACGGCGGCCGAGAGCTTCGAGCGGGTGATGGAGCTGGCCCTCCCCGGCCGCCTCGAAGAGGTTCCGGAGGACCTCGGCTACGCCCTGATGGCGCTTCGCGACGCGGCGCGTACGGTGATCTCCGCGATGGGCGCCACCCGCGACAAGTCGGTCCAGGACGAGGACGCGGTCCGTAAGCAGGCCCTGGCCTCCGTCGAGTCCATCCACTCGGTGGCCGAGCGCATCACGCAGGGCTCCGAGTACGACGTCGTGTGGTACGAGCGGCACGACCGGTTCGGGGCCTCGGTGCGGGTCGCTCCGCTCTCCGTGTCCGGGCTGCTCCGGGAGAAGCTGTTCGCCGAGCGCTCCGTCGTCCTCACCTCCGCCACCCTCAAGCTCGGTGGGGACTTCAACGGGGTGGGTGCCTCGCTGGGCCTCGCCCCCGAGGGCACCGCCGGTGACGACGTCCCGCAGTGGAAGGGGCTCGACGTCGGGTCGCCCTTCGACTACCCGAAGCAGGGAATCCTGTACGTCGCCAGACACCTGGCCAACCCCGGCCGTGAGGGGTCGCGCGGCGACATGATGGACGAGCTGGCCGAACTGGTCGAGGCCGCAGGCGGACGGACGCTCGGACTCTTCTCCTCCATGCGGGCGGCCCAGGCCGCCGCGGAGGAGCTGCGAGGACGGCTCGACAAGCCCATCCTGCTCCAGGGCGAGGAAACCCTGGGCGAGTTGATCAAGAACTTCGCCGCGGACCCCGAGACCTGTCTCTTCGGCACGCTGTCGCTCTGGCAGGGCGTCGATGTCCCGGGTCCGAGTTGTCAGCTCGTGATCATGGACCGGATTCCGTTCCCGCGTCCGGACGATCCGCTGATGAGCGCACGGCAGAAGGCGGTGGAGGAGGCCGGGGGCAATGGATTCATGGCCGTCGCGGCGACCCATGCGGCGCTGCTGATGGCCCAGGGTGCGGGGCGTCTGGTACGGGCGACGGGGGACCGGGGAGTGGTGGCGGTCCTCGATCCCCGACTGGCCAACGCGCGGTACGGAAGCTATCTGCGTGCCTCGCTGCCGGACTTCTGGTTCACCACGGATCGCAACCAGGTGCGTCGCTCGCTGGCGGCGATCGACGCGACCGCCAAGGCCGACAACCGGTAG
- the lexA gene encoding transcriptional repressor LexA, translated as MTTTADSATITAQDRSQSRLEPVHAMNDSVTHTDGQEPARPARSLPGRPPGIRADSSGLTDRQRRVIEVIRDSVQRRGYPPSMREIGQAVGLSSTSSVAHQLMALERKGFLRRDPHRPRAYEVRGSDQPSPQPTDTTGKPAASYVPLVGRIAAGGPILAEESVEDVFPLPRQLVGDGELFVLKVVGDSMIEAAICDGDWVTVRRQPVAENGDIVAAMLDGEATVKRFKREDGHVWLLPHNSAYQPIPGDEATILGKVVAVLRRV; from the coding sequence GTGACCACCACCGCAGACAGTGCCACCATCACTGCCCAGGACCGCTCCCAGAGCCGACTCGAGCCGGTGCATGCCATGAATGACTCAGTCACACATACGGACGGACAGGAGCCCGCGCGACCAGCGCGCTCGCTCCCCGGCCGACCTCCGGGAATCCGGGCGGACAGCTCAGGACTCACGGACCGGCAGCGCCGAGTGATCGAGGTCATCCGGGATTCCGTGCAGCGTCGGGGATATCCGCCTTCCATGCGGGAGATCGGTCAGGCGGTGGGCCTGTCCAGCACGTCCTCCGTCGCCCATCAGCTGATGGCTCTGGAACGCAAGGGCTTCCTCCGCCGCGACCCCCACCGCCCCCGGGCGTACGAGGTACGCGGCTCGGACCAGCCCAGCCCGCAGCCGACCGACACCACCGGGAAGCCGGCCGCTTCGTACGTTCCCCTGGTCGGCCGGATCGCGGCCGGCGGGCCGATCCTCGCCGAGGAATCAGTCGAGGACGTCTTCCCGCTCCCCCGCCAGCTGGTCGGCGACGGCGAGCTGTTCGTCCTGAAGGTCGTCGGTGACTCGATGATCGAGGCGGCGATCTGCGACGGTGACTGGGTCACCGTGCGTCGACAGCCGGTCGCGGAGAACGGCGACATCGTGGCCGCGATGCTGGACGGCGAGGCCACGGTCAAGCGCTTCAAGCGGGAGGACGGCCATGTCTGGCTGCTTCCCCACAACTCCGCGTACCAGCCGATCCCCGGCGACGAGGCGACCATCCTCGGCAAGGTCGTGGCGGTGCTGCGGCGGGTGTGA
- the nrdR gene encoding transcriptional regulator NrdR, whose amino-acid sequence MHCPFCRHPDSRVVDSRTTDDGTSIRRRRQCPDCSRRFTTVETCSLMVVKRSGVTEPFSRTKVISGVRKACQGRPVTEDALAKLGQRVEEAVRATGSAELTTHDVGLAILGPLQELDLVAYLRFASVYRAFDTLEDFEAAIAELREQRPPAGQHGQGEILEVPAPAVAAD is encoded by the coding sequence ATGCACTGCCCCTTCTGCAGGCACCCCGACAGCCGGGTCGTGGACAGTCGCACCACCGACGACGGCACCTCGATCCGACGACGTCGGCAGTGCCCCGACTGCTCCCGCCGTTTCACCACGGTGGAGACCTGCTCGCTGATGGTCGTGAAGCGCAGCGGCGTGACCGAACCCTTCAGCCGTACCAAGGTCATCTCCGGTGTGCGCAAGGCGTGCCAGGGGCGGCCGGTCACCGAGGACGCCCTCGCCAAGCTCGGCCAACGGGTCGAGGAAGCGGTGCGCGCCACCGGCAGTGCCGAGCTGACCACCCACGACGTGGGTCTGGCCATACTCGGCCCGCTGCAGGAACTCGACCTCGTCGCGTACCTGCGTTTCGCGTCCGTCTACCGGGCGTTCGACACACTTGAGGACTTCGAGGCCGCCATCGCGGAGCTGCGCGAGCAGCGGCCTCCCGCAGGACAACACGGGCAGGGCGAGATCCTTGAGGTCCCCGCGCCCGCCGTCGCCGCCGACTGA